Proteins encoded by one window of Nitrospirota bacterium:
- the dctP gene encoding TRAP transporter substrate-binding protein DctP produces MAVAAALSTWAPEATSQGMPSMKMGGSHSEKGAYVLHVGTVAPEGVMYHKYVMRALRESEERSAGRLRFVMHAGGSAGDEPEVAKKILDGRLDGGGISINGAQRLEPETMILTLPFFYESEEEYEYVRDRLLPYLTERLNARGVVLLGFIERGGPIQLFSTQEHGSVRELIENASWWSWQGDQSMPLFFSGVGAGAIVPTDLDGLTQGLRKGSITAFRTAVADTVILGWYPWVKAIYKFDLAQEFGIVVMNRRSFERLPADLQGVIRRVYEELLPDINKKIRRDEEIAMVGLYKRGVKVIHPSKEDRNWLSRNKEAIWDAYQKEFFPRGLLDRVIALREEYRRSKIE; encoded by the coding sequence GTGGCTGTGGCCGCAGCTCTTTCCACATGGGCGCCGGAGGCAACAAGCCAAGGGATGCCCTCGATGAAAATGGGCGGATCCCATTCCGAAAAGGGAGCGTACGTCCTTCATGTAGGCACGGTTGCGCCCGAAGGCGTGATGTACCACAAGTACGTGATGAGGGCGCTGAGGGAGAGCGAAGAGCGCTCGGCTGGTAGGTTGAGGTTCGTTATGCACGCGGGGGGCTCTGCGGGTGACGAACCGGAGGTCGCGAAAAAGATCCTCGACGGAAGACTGGACGGCGGCGGAATCTCGATCAACGGCGCGCAGAGACTGGAGCCGGAGACGATGATTCTCACGCTTCCCTTCTTCTACGAGTCCGAAGAGGAGTACGAGTACGTGCGGGACAGGCTGCTCCCATATCTCACGGAACGGCTCAATGCCCGCGGGGTCGTACTTCTCGGTTTCATCGAGCGTGGGGGGCCGATCCAGCTTTTTTCAACACAGGAGCACGGGTCTGTGCGGGAGCTGATTGAGAACGCTTCGTGGTGGTCGTGGCAAGGTGATCAGTCCATGCCACTCTTCTTTAGCGGCGTGGGTGCCGGTGCTATCGTCCCGACCGACCTGGACGGCCTCACCCAGGGTTTAAGAAAAGGAAGCATAACTGCATTCAGGACCGCGGTTGCAGATACTGTGATTCTCGGCTGGTATCCATGGGTGAAGGCTATCTACAAGTTCGACTTGGCCCAGGAGTTCGGGATTGTGGTTATGAACCGCCGTTCCTTTGAGAGATTGCCCGCCGACTTGCAAGGTGTCATACGGCGGGTCTATGAGGAGCTGCTGCCGGACATCAACAAGAAGATCCGACGCGACGAGGAGATCGCCATGGTTGGGCTCTACAAGCGCGGGGTGAAGGTCATCCATCCTTCCAAGGAGGACCGCAACTGGCTCTCCCGAAACAAGGAGGCCATCTGGGATGCCTATCAGAAGGAGTTCTTTCCGCGGGGGTTGCTGGACCGGGTGATCGCCTTGCGGGAGGAGTACCGCCGTTCAAAGATCGAATAA
- the dctP gene encoding TRAP transporter substrate-binding protein DctP: MATVPPEDTSYGIAIRRTAKRIEERSKGRLKIKHYAGAVLGDEPPVAKMVQDGEIEAGGLTGLGLGKISPEIRILELPLLFETYQEQDYIMQRYFAHFADGMEKQGVKLLSLISYGRINLWSNVPIHTIEDALSMKLWLWKGDVLAEAITASLGGRKENVVPLEITEVPAALHDGRVNLIYNFAAGLIILGWYPYVTHVITDTLSRAVSGFVVNLKAWNSFPADLQEICRDELRNTMETLGTWISRDDRTAYIALVKRGIQGTEMNEKEKEKFRTKMREVRFSLVGKLYSRELLDSILADLESFRAAERQKDAAPGKY; the protein is encoded by the coding sequence TTGGCAACCGTTCCCCCCGAAGACACCAGCTACGGGATCGCCATCCGAAGGACCGCCAAGCGTATCGAGGAACGGTCAAAGGGGCGACTCAAGATCAAGCACTATGCCGGTGCTGTGCTTGGAGATGAACCGCCCGTGGCCAAGATGGTCCAAGATGGTGAAATCGAGGCGGGAGGACTTACGGGGCTCGGCTTGGGAAAGATTTCTCCGGAGATCCGCATTCTGGAACTCCCCCTGCTGTTTGAGACGTACCAGGAGCAGGACTACATCATGCAGCGCTATTTCGCCCACTTTGCTGATGGAATGGAGAAACAGGGGGTCAAGCTCCTTTCCCTGATAAGCTACGGCAGGATCAACCTTTGGAGCAACGTTCCCATCCATACAATTGAAGATGCACTGAGCATGAAACTGTGGCTCTGGAAAGGCGATGTGCTTGCCGAAGCGATCACAGCGTCCTTGGGCGGGCGCAAGGAGAACGTGGTGCCGCTGGAGATCACGGAGGTCCCGGCTGCCCTGCATGATGGCCGGGTGAATCTCATCTACAACTTCGCGGCAGGGCTGATCATCTTGGGTTGGTACCCCTATGTGACCCATGTGATCACAGACACGCTAAGCCGGGCGGTGTCGGGCTTTGTGGTGAACCTGAAGGCGTGGAACTCCTTCCCGGCGGATCTTCAGGAAATATGCCGCGATGAGCTACGAAACACGATGGAGACACTCGGAACGTGGATAAGTCGCGACGACCGCACTGCCTACATAGCCTTGGTGAAGCGTGGAATCCAGGGGACGGAAATGAACGAAAAGGAAAAGGAGAAATTCAGAACGAAGATGCGCGAAGTGCGGTTTTCGCTGGTGGGAAAGCTCTATTCACGAGAACTCCTCGACAGTATCCTGGCGGACCTGGAGTCTTTTCGCGCGGCGGAACGACAGAAGGACGCTGCTCCCGGGAAGTATTGA
- the dctP gene encoding TRAP transporter substrate-binding protein DctP — MTAAVLLAFALGTSVALAEPPVGRTYVIRTASLAPEGYVWTKYVRRTFEAITARTGGQVRLELHAGGVMGDEPEMIQKLEAGEIDAVGVTFNGANRMDPALAVLGLPFLFDSDSEYSYVANSLLQFFHQRLLKQGYYMLALIFQGGGAQLFSTQPPTSLRELVSTGVFWTWKGDRTLEVWFEAMRVTKTVQSEVPEALALLQDGRVSVFSTTAIPMVALGWFPYVRTVYMVDAAYLMGVVVITRRVWDRLSADLRRVMDEEWEKAVPGFNKAILRDEEIALLGMLKRKVTIVHPMPEEMTWLKERSLTMWKKLEGTFFPPELLDRVLQLRDEYRRLNPKP, encoded by the coding sequence ATGACAGCCGCGGTTCTCCTGGCTTTCGCGCTGGGCACATCGGTTGCGCTCGCCGAACCGCCCGTGGGCCGGACCTACGTTATCCGTACCGCGAGTCTTGCGCCTGAAGGGTACGTTTGGACAAAGTACGTTCGCCGTACGTTCGAAGCAATCACCGCGAGAACGGGTGGTCAGGTCCGGTTGGAGTTGCATGCTGGAGGGGTGATGGGTGATGAACCGGAGATGATCCAAAAGCTTGAGGCGGGTGAAATAGACGCGGTGGGTGTGACGTTCAACGGCGCGAACCGCATGGACCCCGCACTAGCGGTACTGGGTTTGCCTTTCCTATTCGATTCGGACTCGGAGTACTCGTACGTAGCAAACAGTCTCCTCCAGTTCTTCCATCAGCGTCTGCTCAAGCAGGGCTACTACATGCTGGCGTTGATTTTCCAAGGTGGAGGAGCACAACTGTTTTCAACCCAACCTCCTACCAGTCTTCGGGAACTCGTATCTACGGGGGTATTCTGGACGTGGAAGGGTGACAGAACACTTGAGGTATGGTTTGAGGCCATGAGAGTGACAAAAACCGTACAGTCAGAAGTACCAGAAGCTCTGGCCCTACTTCAGGACGGACGTGTAAGCGTTTTTTCGACCACTGCGATACCGATGGTCGCCTTGGGATGGTTTCCTTACGTCCGCACAGTGTACATGGTCGATGCGGCCTATCTGATGGGCGTGGTCGTGATCACGCGGCGTGTGTGGGATCGTCTTTCGGCCGACTTGAGACGTGTCATGGATGAAGAGTGGGAAAAGGCGGTGCCCGGTTTCAACAAAGCGATTCTCCGAGACGAAGAGATCGCCCTACTTGGCATGTTGAAGCGGAAGGTAACCATCGTCCACCCGATGCCGGAAGAGATGACTTGGCTCAAAGAGCGGAGCCTGACCATGTGGAAGAAACTTGAGGGTACGTTCTTCCCGCCGGAACTGCTCGATCGGGTCCTTCAACTGCGGGACGAATATCGCAGGCTGAATCCGAAACCATGA
- a CDS encoding outer membrane lipoprotein-sorting protein codes for MLAGALIAGAVGAATLGPRTSLSEEEGAGGAGTPSAAASPTAEEIMKKVAGRPRPRTFLSYISIFTQESAGGRPLLQKGSIAVDSSGATGEDKTKNDYRMAMILKDPPDFAGSKAYDERRNGVRTQLICPRSMQGQCRPVPSGSSQFFGTEIEWEDINQADPDRFQYEMEREETDQWIIRGKVKADPSMGYLIRVDKAEYDVRSILKYKDGKLFKEVRMQERKSITGLAYPIPTIIDVENKLTGRTSTMTLVDPRAGVKIPPEMLRVPGRS; via the coding sequence ATGTTGGCGGGTGCCTTGATCGCAGGCGCAGTGGGGGCCGCCACGCTCGGGCCGAGGACGTCACTATCCGAGGAGGAGGGCGCCGGCGGGGCGGGGACGCCGTCGGCGGCGGCATCGCCGACGGCCGAGGAAATCATGAAGAAGGTGGCGGGGAGACCGCGCCCGCGGACGTTTCTTTCATACATATCGATATTCACTCAGGAGTCCGCGGGTGGCAGGCCTCTTCTACAGAAGGGGTCGATCGCCGTGGATTCGAGCGGGGCCACGGGAGAGGACAAAACGAAAAACGACTACCGCATGGCCATGATCCTGAAGGATCCGCCGGATTTCGCCGGGAGCAAGGCGTACGACGAACGGAGGAACGGCGTCCGAACGCAGCTGATTTGTCCGCGGAGCATGCAGGGCCAGTGCCGGCCGGTGCCGTCGGGGTCTTCGCAGTTTTTCGGGACGGAGATTGAATGGGAGGACATCAACCAGGCCGATCCGGACCGGTTTCAGTACGAGATGGAGCGCGAAGAGACGGACCAGTGGATTATTCGCGGCAAGGTAAAGGCCGACCCTTCGATGGGGTACCTTATTCGCGTGGACAAGGCGGAGTACGACGTGCGTTCGATCCTGAAGTACAAGGACGGGAAACTTTTCAAGGAAGTACGGATGCAGGAACGCAAATCCATCACGGGGCTGGCCTACCCCATCCCGACGATTATCGACGTGGAGAACAAGCTTACCGGACGGACCAGCACGATGACCTTGGTGGACCCGAGGGCGGGCGTCAAGATACCGCCGGAGATGCTTCGGGTTCCAGGTCGCTCCTGA
- the dctP gene encoding TRAP transporter substrate-binding protein DctP: MTYMAISLTATLLAVLLQAASATAPTIEPQPAPEYLLRAATLAPEGYVWVKYVRQLYNEVTRRTDGKVRLDLYTGGSTGDEPEIVEQMRTGDLEGAGMTINGAHRIDPAFSVLSLPFLFDSAQEWLYVAERMLEYFRPRAWRAGYYLTSILIQGGPTQWYSTQPPMPLSDLMEKATCWAWAGGEPTMRAQYDAWGAKHVFETGALEVAEALDKGKISLFRTSGLAMVAFQWFPYVKTVYMVNVLYEPGVIVITRKAWEKLPQEFQKVIQDVTREHMPRLNKRALHDDEVALLGMTKRYVDIVHPKPEEMAWLKEKSMAVWKKLEGKMFPPELLSKVIELRDEYRRLKNP; this comes from the coding sequence GTGACTTACATGGCGATTTCGCTCACCGCGACACTACTCGCGGTCCTGTTGCAGGCAGCTAGCGCGACTGCACCGACCATTGAGCCTCAGCCCGCCCCGGAATACCTCCTGCGCGCGGCTACCCTAGCCCCGGAGGGGTATGTTTGGGTCAAGTACGTTCGCCAACTGTACAATGAGGTTACCCGGCGGACGGACGGCAAGGTCCGGCTGGACTTATACACCGGTGGTTCCACCGGCGACGAGCCGGAAATCGTCGAGCAGATGAGGACCGGTGATCTGGAGGGAGCGGGGATGACCATCAACGGAGCGCATCGTATCGACCCGGCGTTCAGCGTCCTATCCCTACCCTTCCTGTTTGACTCGGCACAGGAGTGGCTCTACGTGGCCGAGCGCATGCTCGAATACTTCAGGCCACGGGCATGGAGGGCAGGATACTACTTGACTTCAATCCTCATACAGGGAGGTCCCACCCAGTGGTATTCCACCCAGCCCCCGATGCCGCTATCCGATCTCATGGAGAAAGCCACATGCTGGGCTTGGGCGGGGGGTGAGCCGACCATGAGGGCGCAGTACGACGCCTGGGGCGCGAAACATGTTTTCGAGACCGGTGCTCTGGAAGTCGCGGAGGCACTCGACAAGGGGAAAATATCCCTTTTCCGTACCTCCGGGCTTGCCATGGTCGCATTCCAGTGGTTTCCATACGTGAAAACTGTCTACATGGTGAACGTCCTCTACGAACCAGGGGTGATCGTCATCACGCGGAAGGCATGGGAGAAGCTGCCACAGGAGTTCCAAAAAGTGATCCAAGACGTCACCCGAGAGCACATGCCGCGACTCAACAAGCGCGCCTTGCACGACGACGAAGTGGCCCTGCTGGGCATGACCAAGCGATACGTGGACATCGTTCATCCCAAGCCGGAGGAGATGGCGTGGCTGAAGGAGAAGAGCATGGCCGTGTGGAAGAAGCTGGAGGGGAAGATGTTCCCGCCGGAACTGCTTTCAAAAGTGATCGAGCTGAGGGACGAATACCGCCGCCTGAAGAATCCGTGA
- a CDS encoding DUF1931 domain-containing protein yields MAKTKELIVSKSRTKDAAKGCNVSSDFYPALDGKTRSLIASACARAKANGRKTLKPQDL; encoded by the coding sequence ATGGCCAAGACCAAAGAACTCATCGTCTCCAAGAGCCGTACCAAGGACGCCGCCAAGGGGTGCAACGTCTCGTCGGATTTCTACCCGGCGCTCGACGGCAAGACTCGGTCTCTCATCGCATCGGCCTGCGCGCGCGCCAAGGCCAACGGTCGCAAGACACTCAAGCCACAAGATCTGTAA
- a CDS encoding MMPL family transporter encodes MNGWLPPVERLMIPGLVIAGMVCSMLIRATWGRRPQAEPSRTGGASGRNRAGRAWAGLVLRYRWPIIVGFGLLSLLPLYARPIIYTDPIGEFPKDDPLYVQYRKQEHLGTGRLAVISRSFRCLDELSRILPRDVVLPAVEDTSPLDRKGLFFMRPEDLDTLKDLAGNYPIGSVLNAGSAGELYYEYGNLLRVAVTKGKVAMNPRDADTRLNALDRFVDDTERILLSGAARASDVLPEANRDLPRNQGRQRPPALRSGDDEWKNHGASASQMAMKKATQGPHDPSDRRPRSEAEGGNPGWDPFPVETMLLPGDAGAWLAGRGFILPVTWAYEGLEAQARAPAFYTMYLRVTAPHTVDPNVGREAKAAMLPLFRQVAKQKGCTVEVTANLEDGRAVIREEPDFEIGGVSVGSGEIYDLVLRDLWKTGLATSLIVLVVFTLFLRRFAVGLIAMAVTTIPVLIAWGLGGLLLKDITVVASLIMPLLIGLGDDICLHMVTRLRNLDGDEFKEGLADIVGPTLWAGSVFAAAGLALSAAYIMGPQRMGALATIGMVCTTAAAVMLAPALMSVVPLKYRRDREGLLKAFADAIAERVQVGATVVQRRPRLVVTLVAGLVAVSCVVAFGYPGVKMIWNPYKVLAEVPGKRWLHRTQEATGYWPVPTAVYPSDGGPSKGSIRTDRLVGKVESLERVMPGLEAPRVVEEARAIMVREVERGKSGRDRKLAEGLRRFDEGLDALGEMMGLSGQVSSYYRVKELREKVRSLIAYAMEDDAARREALRDLDTWAAASVAGGRDKLLRMETTRPQPDDLPFFGEGGRERMWVYPREAVVHLADEKIEEWVRHTDAMGETIGAEKIIHHYIQRMKSSLVLCVVLGFVMILLANQMAAGSWKTNLIILSLPLAAAVVTAAGMAVVGIPFDTSSVWAFALLLGIGLDDAVHVVHVGPRGLVPILPPMLVTTLTTVGAGVTLLFAGTPGFRSFGWFYIFSLTTVWILSVFFLPCLLQVMKLRTGEAVGPGSEPVRGSG; translated from the coding sequence GTGAACGGCTGGCTGCCGCCTGTCGAGCGCCTGATGATCCCGGGGCTTGTCATTGCGGGGATGGTCTGCTCGATGCTGATTCGGGCGACTTGGGGCCGGAGGCCGCAGGCTGAACCCTCAAGAACGGGGGGGGCCTCCGGGAGGAATCGGGCGGGGAGAGCTTGGGCGGGGTTGGTCCTGAGGTACCGGTGGCCGATTATCGTGGGGTTCGGCCTGCTGAGCCTGCTCCCTCTATATGCCCGGCCGATCATCTACACCGACCCGATCGGAGAGTTTCCGAAAGACGACCCTCTTTACGTGCAGTACCGCAAGCAGGAACACTTGGGGACGGGCCGGCTGGCGGTGATCTCCCGGAGTTTCCGATGTCTGGACGAGCTATCGAGGATTCTTCCGCGTGACGTGGTTCTCCCGGCGGTGGAAGACACCAGTCCACTTGATCGCAAAGGTCTGTTCTTCATGCGCCCCGAGGACTTGGACACGCTCAAGGACTTGGCGGGAAACTACCCCATCGGGTCCGTTCTGAACGCCGGGTCCGCGGGGGAGCTCTACTACGAGTACGGGAACCTCCTCAGGGTCGCGGTCACCAAGGGAAAGGTGGCCATGAATCCCCGGGACGCCGATACGCGTCTGAATGCGCTGGACCGGTTTGTGGACGACACGGAGAGGATCCTGCTGAGCGGAGCGGCGCGAGCGAGCGATGTCCTGCCTGAGGCGAATCGTGATCTCCCGCGGAATCAAGGGAGGCAAAGGCCCCCTGCGCTCCGCTCCGGAGACGATGAATGGAAGAATCATGGGGCCTCGGCATCGCAGATGGCGATGAAGAAGGCGACGCAAGGACCGCATGACCCTTCTGATCGTCGTCCCCGGAGCGAAGCGGAGGGGGGGAACCCCGGCTGGGATCCCTTTCCGGTGGAGACGATGCTTCTTCCCGGCGATGCGGGGGCGTGGCTCGCAGGGAGGGGTTTTATTCTGCCCGTGACATGGGCATACGAGGGCCTCGAAGCCCAGGCGCGTGCGCCGGCATTCTATACCATGTACCTCAGGGTCACGGCGCCGCACACGGTGGACCCGAACGTGGGGCGGGAGGCCAAGGCGGCCATGCTTCCCCTGTTCAGGCAGGTCGCGAAACAGAAGGGATGTACGGTTGAGGTCACGGCCAACTTGGAGGACGGCCGTGCGGTCATCCGGGAAGAGCCGGATTTCGAGATTGGCGGCGTGTCGGTGGGAAGCGGTGAGATCTACGACTTGGTCCTGCGTGACCTGTGGAAGACGGGATTGGCGACCAGCCTGATTGTTCTCGTGGTGTTTACGCTGTTCCTCCGACGGTTCGCCGTCGGTCTTATTGCGATGGCCGTAACGACGATTCCGGTCCTCATTGCGTGGGGCTTAGGCGGACTCCTTCTGAAAGACATCACGGTGGTCGCCAGCCTGATCATGCCGCTCCTCATCGGACTCGGGGACGACATCTGTCTCCACATGGTGACGCGCCTCCGGAACCTGGATGGAGACGAGTTCAAGGAGGGCTTGGCGGACATCGTGGGACCGACGCTGTGGGCCGGCTCGGTATTTGCCGCCGCGGGGCTGGCTCTGAGCGCCGCGTACATCATGGGCCCGCAGCGTATGGGGGCCTTGGCGACCATTGGAATGGTCTGCACGACGGCTGCCGCCGTGATGCTTGCGCCGGCGCTGATGTCGGTGGTGCCGCTGAAGTACAGGCGGGATCGGGAGGGCTTGCTGAAAGCGTTTGCGGACGCGATCGCCGAACGCGTGCAGGTGGGGGCGACGGTGGTGCAGCGAAGGCCGCGGCTTGTCGTGACCCTGGTTGCGGGGCTGGTTGCAGTGTCGTGCGTGGTGGCGTTCGGGTACCCGGGCGTAAAGATGATATGGAACCCATACAAAGTACTGGCTGAGGTGCCGGGCAAGCGCTGGCTGCACAGGACTCAGGAGGCCACGGGCTATTGGCCGGTACCGACCGCGGTGTATCCATCGGATGGAGGGCCGAGCAAGGGGTCGATCCGAACGGATCGACTGGTCGGCAAGGTGGAATCGTTGGAGAGAGTCATGCCGGGGCTTGAAGCTCCGCGGGTGGTCGAAGAAGCGCGGGCGATCATGGTGAGGGAGGTCGAGAGGGGGAAAAGCGGCAGGGATCGGAAACTGGCCGAGGGGCTGAGAAGGTTCGATGAGGGGCTGGATGCTCTGGGAGAGATGATGGGCTTGAGCGGCCAGGTGTCGAGCTACTACCGCGTGAAGGAGCTACGGGAGAAGGTGCGCTCGCTGATCGCATACGCCATGGAAGACGACGCGGCGCGACGTGAGGCCCTGCGAGACCTGGATACTTGGGCCGCGGCCAGCGTGGCCGGTGGCCGTGACAAGCTGCTGCGCATGGAGACGACCCGGCCGCAGCCGGACGACCTGCCGTTTTTCGGAGAAGGGGGGCGGGAAAGGATGTGGGTGTACCCGCGGGAGGCGGTGGTCCACTTGGCCGATGAAAAGATCGAGGAATGGGTCCGGCACACGGACGCCATGGGTGAAACGATCGGCGCCGAGAAGATCATCCACCACTACATTCAAAGGATGAAGTCGAGTCTGGTGCTGTGCGTCGTCCTGGGGTTTGTCATGATCTTGCTTGCGAATCAGATGGCGGCTGGGTCGTGGAAGACGAACTTGATCATCCTGTCCCTTCCGTTGGCCGCGGCCGTGGTGACGGCGGCGGGCATGGCGGTGGTAGGGATTCCGTTCGATACCTCAAGCGTGTGGGCCTTCGCGCTGCTCCTTGGCATAGGGCTTGACGATGCCGTTCACGTGGTTCATGTCGGCCCGCGGGGATTGGTGCCGATACTTCCACCGATGTTGGTGACCACGCTGACGACGGTGGGAGCGGGTGTCACGTTGCTGTTCGCCGGGACTCCTGGGTTTCGCTCGTTCGGTTGGTTCTACATCTTCAGTCTCACGACGGTGTGGATCCTTTCAGTCTTTTTCCTGCCGTGCCTGCTCCAAGTGATGAAGCTGCGCACGGGCGAGGCCGTGGGCCCAGGCTCAGAACCTGTCCGGGGCTCTGGGTAA
- a CDS encoding radical SAM protein translates to MYENLTGAEHHSAIVDVTDRCNLRCKHCFYYREEHESEEIDTEEFLAGMKILQERHKIVSMGWCGGEPTYRPQILERGAKLFQMNQLFTNGTLPIPKLPGLIPFVSLDGTRGIHDQVRGRGSYDKTMKNLGESPIDHVVFQATFHRMNEGCLETMVEDLRRIEKPASVSFLVLLFTPLRQYETVRGYKHTETQKNVLDFSWEERDRFIDRLVSVKKKHPDLLLNSEVVLELMKSETAKEITPKCNMPRRTLTLDLKLNRKLPCVLGSEVDCDKCGCPFPYEQEARRKGLKPKTGGLNLPF, encoded by the coding sequence ATGTATGAGAATCTGACCGGCGCGGAACACCACTCCGCCATCGTCGATGTTACCGATCGCTGCAATCTTCGGTGCAAGCACTGCTTCTATTATCGGGAGGAGCATGAGTCCGAGGAGATCGACACGGAAGAGTTCCTGGCGGGGATGAAGATCCTCCAGGAGCGGCACAAGATCGTGAGTATGGGATGGTGTGGGGGTGAGCCGACCTACCGGCCGCAGATTCTGGAGCGGGGGGCGAAACTCTTCCAGATGAACCAGCTTTTCACGAACGGGACCCTGCCGATACCGAAACTCCCCGGGCTGATCCCTTTTGTCTCGTTGGACGGCACTCGCGGGATTCACGATCAGGTGCGGGGTCGGGGCAGTTACGACAAGACGATGAAGAACCTCGGCGAAAGCCCGATCGACCACGTGGTGTTTCAGGCCACCTTCCACCGCATGAATGAAGGTTGCCTGGAGACCATGGTCGAGGACCTTCGCCGGATCGAGAAGCCGGCGTCCGTCTCGTTTCTTGTCCTGCTCTTCACGCCGCTCCGGCAGTATGAGACGGTCAGGGGCTACAAACACACCGAGACCCAGAAGAACGTCCTCGATTTCTCGTGGGAGGAAAGGGATCGATTCATCGACCGCCTGGTCTCCGTCAAGAAAAAACATCCCGACTTGCTTCTCAACTCCGAGGTCGTGCTGGAGCTGATGAAGAGTGAGACGGCGAAGGAAATCACGCCGAAGTGCAACATGCCCCGGCGCACCCTCACCCTGGATCTGAAGCTCAATCGGAAGCTGCCCTGCGTGCTGGGTTCGGAGGTGGACTGCGACAAGTGCGGCTGTCCCTTCCCCTATGAGCAGGAAGCCAGGCGGAAGGGACTCAAGCCGAAGACCGGCGGTCTCAATCTGCCGTTCTGA
- a CDS encoding helix-turn-helix transcriptional regulator: MEHSQDHRSQIGNAIRKYRKRAGLTQERLAAAAGLTPNYLGLLERGGRGPSIEVLSRLASILRCKVRELIPF, encoded by the coding sequence ATGGAACACTCTCAGGATCATCGAAGCCAGATTGGCAATGCCATCCGAAAATATCGCAAGCGTGCGGGCCTGACCCAAGAACGCCTAGCTGCTGCCGCCGGACTTACCCCCAACTACTTGGGCTTACTCGAGCGAGGTGGCCGAGGACCTTCGATCGAGGTTCTCAGCCGCCTTGCGAGCATTCTCCGCTGCAAGGTGCGTGAGCTTATCCCGTTCTGA